In Nocardia sp. NBC_00403, the DNA window GCTCACCACCGACGAGCAGCCGAACGGGCCCGAGCACACGCACATCAAGACTCATGAGCTGGGAGCCCCCGGGGGGTCGAGCGGGTCAGGCGCTGATCGACCGTCCCGCGGACTTCAGATCATTGCACGCCTCGAGAACGCGCGCCGCCATGGCGGACTCGGCCTTCTTCAGGTAGCTGCGCGGGTCGTAGACCTTTTTGTTGCCGACCTCGCCGTCGATCTTGAGCACACCGTCGTAGTTGGCGAACATGTGACCGGCGACCGGACGGGTGAAGGCGTACTGGGTGTCGGTGTCGACGTTCATCTTGACGACGCCGTACCGCAGCGAGTCGTCGATCTCCGACTTCAGCGAGCCCGATCCGCCGTGGAAGACGAAGTCGAAGGGCTGCGCGTCGGCGGCGAGACCGAGCTTGGCGGCGGCCACCCGCTGGCCCTCGGCCAGCACCTCGGGCTTGAGCACCACGTTGCCCGGCTTGTAGACACCGTGCACATTGCCGAAGGTCGCGGCGAGCAGGTACTTGCCGTTCTCGCCTGCGCCGAGCGCGTCGATGGTCTTCTGGAAGTCCTCGGGCGAGGTGTAGAGCTTGTCGTTGATCTCGGCCTCGACACCGTCTTCTTCGCCGCCGACGACGCCGATCTCCGCCTCGAGGATGATGTTCGCCTGGGCGCACGCCTTGAGCAGCTCCTTGGCGATCTCCAGGTTCTCGTCGATCGGGATCGCGGAGCCGTCCCACATGTGCGACTGGAACAGCGGGTTCTGCCCCGCGTTCACCCGCTCCTGGGAGATGGCGATCAGCGGGCGCACGAAGGTGTCCAGCTTGTCCTTGGGGCAGTGGTCGGTGTGCAGCGCGATGGTCACGTCGTAGCGCGCAGCGATCACGTGCGCGAACTCGGCCAGCGCGACCGCGCCGACGACCATGTCCTTGACACCCTGGCCGGAGGCGAATTCCGCACCACCGGTGGAGAACTGGATGATGCCGTCACTACCCGCGTCGGCGAAGCCCTTGATGGCCGCGTTGACGGTCTCGGAGGAGGTGCAGTTGATGGCAGGGAAGGCAAAGGAGTTCGCTTTGGCCCTACCGAGCATCTCGGCGTAGACCTCCGGAGTCGCGATGGGCACTGTGAAGACCTCCGTGTTGTGCGGCAATAGACAATTCTGTCAGGCCACAGCGTAGGCCAGCGACGTTTCGCGCTGTTTCACGGGCAAGACAATGCGTCCCGAGGGCCCATTCCCGGCCCACAACCACGGAGCGAGTCTTACGAGCGACCGTTCGCGGCCCGTCTCGCGGCCGAGTGGCCGAAGTGCATGCGCCGCAGGCGCGAGTCTCGGCCGCTCGGCCGCGAGACCAAGGGGGCCGCGAACACGCAGCGCCGCAGGTGCTGCAGATTCGATCCCCACCACCACGGAGCGAGTCTTACGAGCGACCGTTCGCGGCCCGTCTCGCGGCCGAGTGGCCGAAGTGCATGCGCCGCAGGCGCGAGTCTCGGCCGCTCGGCCGCGAGACCAAGGGGGCCGCGAACACGCAGCGCCGCAGGTGCTGCAGATTCGATACAGCATTCTCAGTTGAACCCGGTACTGTGGGCCGCGTAATTGCGCTGGCAGCTACCGACGCGGTGACACAACCCGCGTGACGATTAGCAAGTTGGCCAGCCGTACCCGGACAGGAGGCCGCGTGATTCTGCTCGCAGCGACAGAATCGGTAAGCAATGTTGCGCTGACCCAGCTGTTGGATCCGATGCATTTGCTCACCGATACGTGGCTGAAGAACGCGGTTCTTCCAGCAATTCTGGTCATCGTCTTCATCGAGACCGGGCTGCTGTTCCCGATCCTGCCCGGCGATTCGCTGCTGTTCACCGGCGGTCTGCTCGCCGCGCAGACACCGAATCCGGTATCGATCTGGGTCCTGGTGCCCGCCGTTGCGATCACCGCGTTTGCGGGTGATCAGTGCGCGTACTGGATAGGCCGGGCCATCGGTCCCGCGCTGTTCCAGAAGGAAGACAGCCGGTTCTTCAAGAAGCATTACGTCACGCAGACGCATGAATTCTTCGAGAAGCACGGGCCCAAGACGATCATCCTGGCGCGGTTCGTGCCGATCGTTCGTACTTTCATGCCGGTGCTGGCGGGCGTTTCCAAGATGGACTACCGCAAGTACGTCGCCTTCGACATCGTCGGCGCCATCCTGTGGGGCGGCGGCGTAACGGTGCTCGGCTACTTCCTGGGCAATGTCGGCGTCATCAAGGACCACGTCGAGGCGATCTTCCTGCTCATCGTGCTGATCTCGGTGCTGCCCGGCATCTTCGCGGTGGCGAAGCGACTGCTGAACAAGGACGAGGCGCCCCGGCCCGACACCGAGTTGGCTGCCTCGGCGAACGAGCCAACCCACTGAGCCGGTGTCCATTGCACCGTTGCCCCTAGCAGTGGGCAATTTCGATCCGCTGACCTCGGCGGGCCCCGCGCTCGTCTGGACGGTGGTGCTGACCTTCGTTTTCATCGAGTGCGCGGTGATCATCGGGCTGTTCCTGCCCGGCGACTCGATGCTGATCACCGCGGGCATCGTGATGGCGGGGCACGCCACCGGCGAGACCCAGGTGTGGGCGCTCTCGGTGGGCACCATGCTCGCCGCCATCGCGGGCAACCAGGTGGGTTATGTCATCGGGCACCGCACCGGCCACCATTTGGTCGCGCGGAAGAACGGCAGGTACATCAACACCCGCAATCTGCAACGGGTCACCGAGTTGTTGCAGAAGCACGGGTTCCTCGCGGTGCTGATCGCCCGCTGGATTCCGTGGGTCCGCACGCTGTGCCCGATGGTCGCGGGCGCGGCCGGGATGAACCACCGCAAATACACCGCGGCGAGCACGGTCGGCGCGATCATCTGGGCACCGGTACTGCTGCTCATCGGCTATTACGCGGGCAGTTTCCTGGAGCGGGTGCCGTGGTTGATGCCCGGCGTCATCGGCACGCTCGTGGTCGGATTGATCATCGGGACGGTGCTCGGTATCCGGCACTACCGGCAGGAAATGCGCAAGCCCGCCGAGGACTTCGATCTCGAATCCGCTCCCGCGGGCATGCTCGAGTCCGAGGGCTGAGCCCCGATCCGAGCAGTCCTGCGCCGGCCGAGCCGCAGACAAGGCAGCCGTCTAGAGCCCGGCAGCGCTGACCTGGTAGGCGGCCTCCATCAACAACCATCCCGATAGCTGCACCGACAAATCCCGCTCGGGGACCCGCGACGAGGTCACCGAACCACCCGCGGTGAAATGCCCGGCACCGGAGCTGCCACCAGGCAACTGGGCCGGTTTGCTCCAGTCGTGACCGAACAGCGGCTCCCCCTCGACATCGAGCCGGTTCGCCCAGGCCGCGGCGGCCGAGGCCCGCACGATCGCGGCCGCGTCACGCCGGGCGGCGACCTGCTCGCGATCGTCACCGGGCAACATCAGCGCGACCACCGCGAGGTAGCGGGCCAGAATCCCGTTGAACAGCCCGCCGTCACCGCCACCACCACCGTTGATCACACCGCGGGTGGTCAGGTGCTCCTCGACCGCGGTGAGCAGCCGGTGCACGCGTTCGGCGTGCCTCGGCTCGCCGGTGTGCACCGCAAGCTCGGTCTCCAAACCGAGCACCACGCCCTGGCAATAGCTGAACACCGGGCGCTCGATTTCGCCGGAGGGCAAATGGATTCCGTCGAGGATCAGGCCGGTCTCCGGATCGCGCAGCATCTCGTCGAGCCAGTCGGCCATCTCCTGGGCCCGCGCGTGCCTGCCCAGGCGCAGCAGCGCGATACCCGCAGGGCCGTTGGCCGGTGCGTTGAAGTAGTCCGATCGCTTGCGCCACGGGATGCCGCCGCCGCGGGCCGGATCCCACGCGCCGTACAGCTCCTTCTCCAGCGCCACGAGTGCGCGGCGCGTCTCGGTGATGCCCTGGGTGCGCTCGGCGCGTTCCAGCGCGATGGCGAGCCAGGCCATGTCGTCGTAATAGCTATTGGTCCAGCCGGTGATGTTACGGATGCGGTGGGAGCGCGTGATCGCACCGATACGTTGACGGCGGGCCGGGGTCGGCACCCGGTTGGCCGCGTCCGTCGCGCAGTCGATCAGATGCGCCTGCCACCAGTAGTGCCAGGAGGCGAAGGTGCGCTCGCGCATGGTCGCAGGCCAGCCGACCACGCCCAATTCCGTTCCGGGACAAGCCCACAGTGCGCGCAAGTGCCGGGAGACAATCGCGGACTCCGCCATGTCGGCGCGCTCCGACCACACCGCGGGCGTCGGCGCCGCTCTATCCCCACCCGTGCCCTGCCCGGTATGCGGGCTCCGCGATGTCATAGATCAATGGTGCCAGTTGGACGCCGGTTTTTACGCCTGTTTTCGTTACCAAGCTGAGGCCAAATCGGCATGTTGACAGATCCACGCATGCATTGCGATTCCCGCCGCGACGCCGGCATTGATACTGCGGGTCGAACCGAACTGGGCGATCGAGACCGTCATGACCGCCGCGTCCTTCGCATGCTGGGTGACGCCGGGGCCTTCCTGCCCGAAAAGCAGCAGGCAGCGGCGCGGCAGCACCGCGGTTTCCAGCGGCACCGAGCCAGGCGTGTTGTCCACCGCGACCACCGTGAGATCCGCGCGCGCGGCGTAGGCGAGCAGCTCGGCCATATCGGTGTGATGCTCGATGTGCTGGTAACGGTCGGTGACCATGGCGCCGCGGCGATTCCACCGCCGCCTGCCGACGATGTGCACAGCGGCCGCGGCAAAGGCGTTCGCGGTGCGCACCACGGTGCCGATATTCGCGTCGTGCCCGAAGTTTTCGATGGCCACATGGAAAGGGTGCCTGCGCCGGTCGATATCGGCGATGATGGCCTCGCGCGTCCAATAGCGGTAGGCGTCGACCACATTGCGGCGGTCGCCGCCCGCGAGCAGCTCCTTGTCGAAGCGCGGATCCTCCGGCGGCGGTTCGGTGTGCTCGTCGGCCCACGGGCCGACACCGTGCGGATGCTCGCCCCACTCGGTGGGTCCTGGCGGCTCCTGCTCCGAGGTGCCCGACACTGGGTCATTCACTCGGATGATGCTAATTCCGGTCGCGACACCGCCGTCACACGAGGCGGATGCGCGCGGGCTCAATAGCTCGAGCTGGTGAGCGCGCCGGCGATACCGAGAACCACGAAGAACACCACGAACAGCAAGCCGACGATGATCATCACCGAACCGATGATGCCGCACACGTAGCCGACCATGACATTGTTGCGTCCGCCCATCGCGCCGCCCGACGCGTCGATCTCGTTGAGCGCCCTCTTGCCCATCACCCACGCGAACGGTCCGAGCACCTGGCAGAACGCCAGACCGAGGACACCGAGAATCAAGATCAGGGTGGCCTGCGGATGTTCCTGCGGCGGGCCATAGCCATAGGGTGAATAGCCGTACTGCGGCGGTGGTGGCGGGTAGCTCATGCGTGGATGGTAGTTAGGTGTAGCTGGCTACACCATCCATTCGGCGGACAGCTCCATCGAATCCCACGGCCACGACGACAACCATGGAGCCATGACCGAGACAGACACCGATCCGACCATCGTGCTGGCCGTGCCGACCGGACCCCCCGGCCGATCCGCCGCCCAGCAAGTGCTTCGCGCGGTGCTACGGGCGCCGATCGAGGCGCGGACCTGGAAGGAATTCGCCTACGTCTTCACGGTTTTCGTGCTCGGCTGCGTCGCCATCGCCTATGTGATCTTCGGCTTCCTCGGCGGGCTGTTCGCCTCGATCTTCATCATCGGGTTATGGGTGCTCGCACTGGTATTCCTGGGCGGGCGGACCTGGGGCCGGGTCTATCGCGCACTATGCAAGGACCTGCTCGGCACACCGGTCGTCGCACCGCCACGCTTCGCGCCGCAGCCGGGGCTGTTCGGATTCTTGAAGAGCGCGTTCACCGATCGGGCCTGCTGGCGGGCCATCCTCTTCCTCTTCGCCCAAGCCGTGCTCGGCGTCTTCGTCGGCTATTTCGTGCTCATCGTGATAGCCGCGGTGCTGTTCACAGCGATCTCGCCGATTCCGTGGGTGCTGTTCCACCCGACGAATGTCGACGACAACGGCGTCGAGCATCATTCGCTCACGCAGTTCGGTTCTTTCTATATCGACACCTGGCCCAAGGTGCTGCTGTTCTCGGCGATCGGCATCCTCGGTTGCTTCGCTTTGCCGTGGCTGTTGCGTGGCACCTGTCTGCTGCACCGAGCGCTCACGGTCACGTTGCTCGCCGCGACGGCGCGCGATACCCAGGTCGCCGAACTACAGGCGAGCCGGAGGGCCGCGGTCGAGAATGCGGCGGACACGCTGCGCCGGGTGGAGCGGGATCTACACGACGGCACCCAGGCGCGCTTGGTCACCATCGCTATGGCCCTCGGGCGGGCCGAGGAGCGGCTGGCCGTGGGCGGCGACCCCGCCGATCTGATCGCCGACGCGCATGCCAGTTCCAAAGAGGGGTTGACCGAACTGCGCGAGCTTGTACGCGGAATCCATCCGCCCGCACTGGAACTCGGGTTGGCGCCGGCCCTGGAAACCCTGGCGGCGCGCTGCGCGGTTCCGGTGGAGCTGCGGGTTCATCTGCCGCAACGGCCGCACCCCGCCATCGAGGCGATCGCCTACTTCTCTGTTGCCGAACTGCTCACCAATGTGGTCAAACATGCCCATGCCGACCGCGTCTGGGTGTCGGTGGTGCCGACCGACATTCGAACCATCGCGGTCACCGTGCGCGACAACGGAATCGGCGGTGTACTGCTACCCATGGCGGGCGAACACACCGCGGGCAGCGGACTCACGGGCCTGGCGGCGCGAGCGCGCGCCGTCGACGGCACTCTCACCGTGCAGAGCCCGACGGGCGGACCCACCGCGGTGACCATCCTGCTACCGAAAGCCGGGCCGCAATGACCATGCCACCGTCCAGCACACCATTGCGCATCGTGATCGCCGAAGACAGCGCGATCCTGCGTGACGGACTCGCGAGCCTGCTCACCGAGCGCGGCCACGAAGTGGTCGCCATGGTCGGTGACGCGAGCACACTGAGCGACGTGGTCGGCACCCACAATCCCGATGTCGCCGTGGTGGACGTGCGCATGCCACCGTCCTTCACCGACGAGGGCCTGCTGGCCGCGATCGAGCTGCGCAGGAAGTACCCGATGACCGGGGTGCTGGTCTTCTCCCAGTGGATCGAAACCCGCTACGCCACCGAACTTCTCGCGGGCGGTGCCAACGGTGTCGGCTATCTGCTCAAGGATCGGGTCGCCGATGTACGCGACTTCATCGACGCATTGAACCGGGTGGCCACCGGTGGCACCGCCCTCGACCCCGAGGTGGTGAGTCAGTTGATGGGCGCATCCAGGCAGCAGGATTCGCTGGCCAGGCTCACGCCACGGGAACGGGAGGTCCTCGAACTGATGGCGCAGGGCCTGTCCAATAATGCGATCGCCGGGACGCTGACGGTCACCGAGCGTGCCGTGGAAAAGCACATCGGCAATATCTTCACCAAACTCGATCTGCCGCCGTCGGATACTCATCACCGCCGCGTGCTCGCGGTATTGCGCTTGAAAGGCTGATTGCCCGGGAGAGGCCGAAAACTCGGCAGGACCCGCCGAACGCGAACGGATCGGACCCACCGCACCTGGTCGGACCGCAGATCAGGGACCGACAAGGGCACCACCATCGAGGCGCCGCCGTCCTCGCCCGACCATCCGCCGAGTCTTGCCGAGGTGCGTTCACAGCCGAGCGCGGCGTCCTATCCTGGAGGTGGCAGGACAGTCGGGTGGAGGCTGGGTA includes these proteins:
- the fbaA gene encoding class II fructose-bisphosphate aldolase, with the protein product MPIATPEVYAEMLGRAKANSFAFPAINCTSSETVNAAIKGFADAGSDGIIQFSTGGAEFASGQGVKDMVVGAVALAEFAHVIAARYDVTIALHTDHCPKDKLDTFVRPLIAISQERVNAGQNPLFQSHMWDGSAIPIDENLEIAKELLKACAQANIILEAEIGVVGGEEDGVEAEINDKLYTSPEDFQKTIDALGAGENGKYLLAATFGNVHGVYKPGNVVLKPEVLAEGQRVAAAKLGLAADAQPFDFVFHGGSGSLKSEIDDSLRYGVVKMNVDTDTQYAFTRPVAGHMFANYDGVLKIDGEVGNKKVYDPRSYLKKAESAMAARVLEACNDLKSAGRSISA
- a CDS encoding DedA family protein; this encodes MHLLTDTWLKNAVLPAILVIVFIETGLLFPILPGDSLLFTGGLLAAQTPNPVSIWVLVPAVAITAFAGDQCAYWIGRAIGPALFQKEDSRFFKKHYVTQTHEFFEKHGPKTIILARFVPIVRTFMPVLAGVSKMDYRKYVAFDIVGAILWGGGVTVLGYFLGNVGVIKDHVEAIFLLIVLISVLPGIFAVAKRLLNKDEAPRPDTELAASANEPTH
- a CDS encoding DedA family protein; translated protein: MPLAVGNFDPLTSAGPALVWTVVLTFVFIECAVIIGLFLPGDSMLITAGIVMAGHATGETQVWALSVGTMLAAIAGNQVGYVIGHRTGHHLVARKNGRYINTRNLQRVTELLQKHGFLAVLIARWIPWVRTLCPMVAGAAGMNHRKYTAASTVGAIIWAPVLLLIGYYAGSFLERVPWLMPGVIGTLVVGLIIGTVLGIRHYRQEMRKPAEDFDLESAPAGMLESEG
- a CDS encoding glycoside hydrolase family 76 protein; the encoded protein is MAESAIVSRHLRALWACPGTELGVVGWPATMRERTFASWHYWWQAHLIDCATDAANRVPTPARRQRIGAITRSHRIRNITGWTNSYYDDMAWLAIALERAERTQGITETRRALVALEKELYGAWDPARGGGIPWRKRSDYFNAPANGPAGIALLRLGRHARAQEMADWLDEMLRDPETGLILDGIHLPSGEIERPVFSYCQGVVLGLETELAVHTGEPRHAERVHRLLTAVEEHLTTRGVINGGGGGDGGLFNGILARYLAVVALMLPGDDREQVAARRDAAAIVRASAAAAWANRLDVEGEPLFGHDWSKPAQLPGGSSGAGHFTAGGSVTSSRVPERDLSVQLSGWLLMEAAYQVSAAGL
- a CDS encoding TrmH family RNA methyltransferase; amino-acid sequence: MNDPVSGTSEQEPPGPTEWGEHPHGVGPWADEHTEPPPEDPRFDKELLAGGDRRNVVDAYRYWTREAIIADIDRRRHPFHVAIENFGHDANIGTVVRTANAFAAAAVHIVGRRRWNRRGAMVTDRYQHIEHHTDMAELLAYAARADLTVVAVDNTPGSVPLETAVLPRRCLLLFGQEGPGVTQHAKDAAVMTVSIAQFGSTRSINAGVAAGIAMHAWICQHADLASAW
- a CDS encoding DUF4190 domain-containing protein: MSYPPPPPQYGYSPYGYGPPQEHPQATLILILGVLGLAFCQVLGPFAWVMGKRALNEIDASGGAMGGRNNVMVGYVCGIIGSVMIIVGLLFVVFFVVLGIAGALTSSSY
- a CDS encoding sensor histidine kinase — encoded protein: MTETDTDPTIVLAVPTGPPGRSAAQQVLRAVLRAPIEARTWKEFAYVFTVFVLGCVAIAYVIFGFLGGLFASIFIIGLWVLALVFLGGRTWGRVYRALCKDLLGTPVVAPPRFAPQPGLFGFLKSAFTDRACWRAILFLFAQAVLGVFVGYFVLIVIAAVLFTAISPIPWVLFHPTNVDDNGVEHHSLTQFGSFYIDTWPKVLLFSAIGILGCFALPWLLRGTCLLHRALTVTLLAATARDTQVAELQASRRAAVENAADTLRRVERDLHDGTQARLVTIAMALGRAEERLAVGGDPADLIADAHASSKEGLTELRELVRGIHPPALELGLAPALETLAARCAVPVELRVHLPQRPHPAIEAIAYFSVAELLTNVVKHAHADRVWVSVVPTDIRTIAVTVRDNGIGGVLLPMAGEHTAGSGLTGLAARARAVDGTLTVQSPTGGPTAVTILLPKAGPQ
- a CDS encoding response regulator transcription factor; the encoded protein is MTMPPSSTPLRIVIAEDSAILRDGLASLLTERGHEVVAMVGDASTLSDVVGTHNPDVAVVDVRMPPSFTDEGLLAAIELRRKYPMTGVLVFSQWIETRYATELLAGGANGVGYLLKDRVADVRDFIDALNRVATGGTALDPEVVSQLMGASRQQDSLARLTPREREVLELMAQGLSNNAIAGTLTVTERAVEKHIGNIFTKLDLPPSDTHHRRVLAVLRLKG